The proteins below come from a single Eucalyptus grandis isolate ANBG69807.140 chromosome 3, ASM1654582v1, whole genome shotgun sequence genomic window:
- the LOC104443206 gene encoding polypyrimidine tract-binding protein homolog 2 — MVKSENGWIGRWLKGPYASIKVFSAFGFVHKITTFQKTAGFQALVQFSNAETASSAKNALDGRCIPSYLLPEHMGPCTLGSHIQPTHISCVKFQSHRSRDYTNPYLPVAPSAIDGSGQLSVGLDGKKLEPESNVLLASIENMQYAVTLDVLHMSFQLLDPYVKIAMFDKNGGVQALIQYPG; from the exons ATGGTAAAATCTGAGAACGGCTGGATCGGAAGGTGGCTGAAAGGACCTTATGCGAGCATAAAG GTCTTCTCAGCTTTTGGGTTTGTTCACAAGATTACTACCTTTCAGAAAACTGCTGGATTCCAG GCCCTGGTGCAATTTTCAAATGCCGAAACTGCTTCTTCTGcaaaaaatgcccttgatggaAGATGCATTCCTAG CTATTTGCTTCCTGAGCACATGGGGCCATGCACCCTCGGATCACATATTCAGCCCACACATATCTCGTGTGTGAAATTCCAGAGCCATCGGAGCAG GGACTACACTAATCCATACCTTCCTGTTGCTCCATCTGCTATAGATGGCAGTGGTCAG TTGAGTGTTGGCTTGGATGGGAAAAAATTAGAACCTGAGAGCAATGTCCTTCTCGCATCAATAGAGAATATGCAGTATGCAGTAACATTGGATGTTCTTCACatg TCTTTTCAGCTTTTGGACCCGTACGTGAAGATTGCCATGTTTGACAAGAATGGAGGGGTCCAAGCATTGATTCAATACCCTGGTTAG